The Chiloscyllium punctatum isolate Juve2018m chromosome 30, sChiPun1.3, whole genome shotgun sequence genome includes a region encoding these proteins:
- the LOC140455057 gene encoding endogenous retrovirus group 3 member 1 Env polyprotein-like: MLAIAGFVGGPHMSEQWPWTGQSLDIGELLQTTWTCVNDRKSQGWRLTNSPEGRFCIEGKGTVEVGISPCQNVLDATTRVWWPEDITWYIANRDHGNCVPLRTDSSSDELGTDYWNCSGPSPYEGVPGVKELWDDVVRQGGPAPDGLFWICGNQAYSKLPMGWAGVCFLGLIRPAFFLLPRKEGDDLGIKLFDSLRRSPRDIQVSDWGNEWPPARIIAYYGPATWAQDGSWGYRTPIYMLNRIIRLQAVVEIITNRTALALELLAKQQDQMRAAIYQNRLALDYLLASEGGVCGKFNLTNCRLEIDDNGKAVFELSDEIRKLAHVPVQSWRPLSGIGWWDGLLGGSWWRTTLLVVGGGA; this comes from the coding sequence atgttagcaattgctgggtttgtgggggggccgcatatgtcggaacaatggccgtggactggtcaaagcttagacataGGGGAGTTGCTACAAACCACTTGGACCTGTGTCAACGATAGaaaaagccaggggtggagactgacaaacagccctgagggccggttctgtattgaaggcaaggggacagtggaggtagggattagtccctgtcagaatgtattggatgcaaccacgcgagtatggtggcctgaggatattacttggtacattgcaaaccgggatcatggaaattgcgttccattacgtactgattcctcctctgacgagctggggactgattactggaattgcagtggtcctagtccttatgagggcgtccctggggtAAAGGAACTGTGGGAtgatgttgtgaggcagggagggcctgctccagatggcctattttggatatgcggtaatcaggcatactccaaactacccatgggatgggctggggtatgcttcctgggtctaatacgacctgcgttcttcctattaccccggaAGGAAGGCGACGATTTGggaattaaactctttgactccctccgtaggtcaccaagggatatccaagtcaGTGATTGGGGGaatgagtggccaccggcccggattattgcatactacgggccagctacatgggcacaggacggatcatggggataccgtactcctatctatatgttaaatcgtattatcaggctccaagcagtcgtagagaTTATTACTAATcggactgccctggccctggagttgctggctaaacagcaggatcagatgagggctgctatatatcaaaaccgacttgccttggattatctgttggcctcggaggggggcgtatgcgggaagtttaacctgactaactgccgtctagaaattgacgataatggtaaagcggtttttgaactttccgatgaaattcggaaattggcccatgtgccagtacaatcttggcgtcctcttagtggcatcggatggtgggatggtctcctaggtggtagttggtggcgcacgacgctgctggtggttggggggggggcgtga